One region of Mycolicibacterium lutetiense genomic DNA includes:
- a CDS encoding DUF4129 domain-containing protein, with protein MTGIDIDRDAAHDAAQNELTKPIYPRASPTDQIGDWLKDLLYRLTAAGSEIPGGWFTISVLAILLVVAVVVAVRIARRTMRTARGADHALFGNEELTAAQHRSVAEQYAAQGDWSAAIRHRVRALARHLEETGVLDAVPGRTATELARDAAAALPGMSAGLFSAATTFNDVTYGEQPGTESAYRQIAALDTAGAR; from the coding sequence GTGACAGGCATCGACATCGACCGTGACGCCGCGCACGACGCCGCGCAGAACGAGCTGACCAAGCCGATCTACCCGCGGGCGTCACCGACCGATCAGATCGGTGACTGGCTCAAGGATCTGCTGTACCGCCTCACCGCCGCGGGCTCGGAGATCCCCGGTGGTTGGTTCACCATCTCGGTGCTGGCGATCCTGCTCGTGGTGGCCGTTGTGGTGGCGGTACGGATCGCGCGGCGCACCATGCGTACGGCGCGCGGCGCGGACCATGCCCTGTTCGGCAACGAGGAGCTCACCGCCGCACAACACCGTTCGGTCGCCGAACAATATGCTGCGCAGGGTGATTGGTCGGCTGCGATTCGTCACCGGGTGCGTGCGCTGGCCCGTCACCTTGAAGAAACCGGGGTTCTCGACGCGGTCCCGGGCCGCACCGCCACCGAACTCGCCCGTGACGCCGCGGCCGCACTACCGGGCATGTCGGCCGGACTGTTCAGCGCGGCAACCACATTCAACGACGTCACCTACGGTGAGCAGCCGGGAACCGAATCGGCCTACCGGCAGATCGCGGCCCTCGATACTGCTGGAGCGCGATGA
- a CDS encoding SIMPL domain-containing protein: MSTEIIVRGSFSAFQPPERATAHATLGYEGPAIEPVYERVVRDLDAVKATITPLHNRDAGPITWWSTGQVRTWANRPWNNEGKQLPLVHHASVDIEVKFSDFTALSRWVGGHVTETGGFSLARIEWALTVKHRDELVELVHTRAVQDAVTRAQRYSDALGLGPVRPVVIGDAGMLARAPEDSSPPRMMRAMATHGGGAPELDFAPADIEVSMSVDAKFVAGEN; this comes from the coding sequence ATGTCGACCGAGATCATCGTGCGCGGGTCGTTTTCCGCCTTTCAGCCGCCCGAACGTGCGACGGCCCATGCCACGCTGGGCTACGAGGGGCCGGCGATCGAGCCGGTGTACGAGCGGGTGGTCCGCGACCTGGACGCGGTGAAAGCCACGATCACCCCGCTGCACAACCGCGACGCGGGCCCGATCACCTGGTGGTCCACCGGCCAGGTCCGCACCTGGGCCAACCGGCCGTGGAACAACGAGGGCAAGCAGTTACCGCTCGTGCACCATGCAAGCGTCGACATCGAGGTCAAGTTCAGCGATTTCACCGCGCTGTCGCGATGGGTCGGCGGCCATGTCACCGAAACCGGCGGCTTTTCGTTGGCGCGGATCGAATGGGCGTTGACCGTCAAGCATCGCGATGAGTTGGTGGAGCTGGTGCACACCCGCGCCGTGCAGGACGCCGTCACCCGGGCCCAGCGCTATTCCGACGCACTCGGCCTCGGACCGGTGCGGCCGGTGGTGATCGGCGACGCCGGCATGCTGGCCCGGGCGCCGGAGGATTCGTCGCCCCCGCGGATGATGCGCGCCATGGCGACCCACGGCGGTGGGGCGCCCGAACTGGACTTCGCCCCCGCCGATATCGAGGTGTCGATGTCCGTCGATGCGAAATTCGTGGCGGGCGAGAACTGA
- a CDS encoding GatB/YqeY domain-containing protein, whose product MAELKDTLRADLTAAMKSQDKLRTATLRMMLAAVQSEEVSGKQARELSDAEVIAVLARESKKRGEAAEIYTQNGRGELAANEHAEARIIDEYLPTPLTDAELADVADTAIAQVAEQIGERPGVRQMGQVMKAATAIAAGKADGKRLSAAVKSRL is encoded by the coding sequence ATGGCCGAGCTCAAGGACACGCTGCGCGCAGATCTAACCGCCGCGATGAAATCGCAAGACAAACTGCGTACCGCGACCCTGCGCATGATGCTGGCCGCTGTCCAGAGCGAGGAAGTCTCGGGCAAACAGGCCCGGGAACTGTCCGACGCCGAGGTGATCGCGGTGCTGGCCCGCGAATCGAAGAAGCGCGGCGAGGCCGCCGAGATCTACACCCAGAACGGCCGGGGCGAATTGGCGGCCAACGAGCACGCCGAGGCCAGGATCATCGACGAGTATCTGCCCACCCCGCTGACCGACGCCGAGTTGGCCGACGTCGCCGACACCGCCATCGCACAGGTAGCCGAGCAGATCGGGGAACGCCCCGGTGTGCGTCAGATGGGCCAGGTGATGAAGGCCGCCACCGCGATCGCTGCGGGCAAAGCCGACGGCAAGCGGTTGTCGGCGGCGGTCAAGTCGCGGCTCTGA
- a CDS encoding acyl-CoA thioesterase, with translation MAALSWIAELLQFDRNGDDFCIREPRRGGTERLFGGLIAAQSLGAAGATVDDGKLPQSLHAYFVRGGRYDADVEFHVDRIRDGRAFATRHVTASQGGKVILEMIASFHHPEPGLEWSPDAPPKLEFDAAAPKPNVLDFGDKFDLRTMPSDDSEFAISPFWIRAQSEIEDDAMIRACTLTFMSDLGPVPSALPPTVPLRPDLGFAASLDHSIWFHRPFLPHGWHRYELQAANHNDSRGLTRGSLYDAAGTLIASVSQEALWRIPT, from the coding sequence ATGGCCGCGCTGAGCTGGATCGCCGAACTGTTGCAGTTCGACCGCAATGGTGATGATTTCTGCATTCGTGAACCGCGGCGAGGTGGTACCGAGCGACTCTTCGGCGGGCTGATCGCCGCCCAGTCGCTGGGCGCGGCGGGCGCCACCGTGGATGACGGCAAGCTTCCGCAGTCGTTGCACGCCTACTTCGTCCGCGGTGGACGCTACGACGCCGACGTCGAGTTCCACGTCGACCGCATCCGCGACGGACGCGCATTCGCCACCCGGCACGTCACCGCCAGTCAGGGCGGGAAGGTGATCCTGGAGATGATCGCCTCGTTCCATCACCCCGAACCCGGTCTGGAGTGGTCTCCTGACGCCCCGCCCAAGCTCGAGTTCGATGCGGCCGCGCCGAAGCCCAACGTCCTGGATTTCGGCGACAAGTTCGATCTGCGCACCATGCCGTCCGACGACTCCGAGTTCGCGATCTCGCCGTTCTGGATCCGCGCGCAATCCGAGATCGAGGACGATGCCATGATCCGGGCCTGCACGCTGACCTTCATGTCCGACCTCGGCCCGGTCCCCTCAGCGCTTCCGCCGACGGTCCCGCTGCGGCCCGACCTTGGCTTCGCGGCCAGCCTGGACCACTCCATCTGGTTCCACCGGCCGTTTCTGCCCCACGGCTGGCACCGCTACGAGCTGCAAGCGGCGAACCACAACGATTCCCGTGGCCTGACGCGCGGCTCGCTCTACGACGCCGCGGGCACGCTGATCGCCAGCGTCAGCCAGGAAGCGCTGTGGCGGATCCCGACCTGA
- a CDS encoding SRPBCC family protein, protein MPRFALEPADDAFFTTAPHIFTYRKRFAAPPEKVWESLVSDESLAAWGPSVTRVTWLTPRPFGVGTSREVTLAPGIARVHETFFRWEEGRRYSFTVDHANIPALRRFAEDYLVEPTGDGQTEFTWVVAIEPKPLFAIPFKALAPVLKAAFGRMASDGQSYFARV, encoded by the coding sequence ATGCCCCGGTTCGCGCTGGAACCCGCCGACGACGCCTTCTTCACCACGGCGCCGCACATCTTCACCTATCGGAAGCGGTTCGCCGCGCCGCCCGAAAAGGTGTGGGAGTCGCTGGTGTCCGATGAGTCCCTGGCCGCGTGGGGGCCGTCGGTCACCCGCGTGACCTGGTTGACGCCGCGGCCGTTCGGCGTCGGCACCTCCCGCGAGGTGACGCTGGCACCGGGGATCGCGCGGGTGCATGAGACGTTCTTCCGCTGGGAGGAGGGCCGGCGGTACTCGTTCACCGTCGACCACGCCAACATTCCGGCGCTGCGCCGGTTCGCCGAGGACTATCTGGTCGAACCCACCGGCGATGGGCAGACCGAGTTCACCTGGGTCGTGGCGATCGAGCCGAAACCGTTGTTCGCGATCCCGTTCAAAGCGTTGGCGCCGGTCCTCAAGGCGGCGTTCGGGCGCATGGCCTCCGATGGCCAGAGCTATTTCGCGCGAGTGTGA
- a CDS encoding serine/threonine-protein kinase has translation MTAALADRYELRGVLGRGGMAEVRDGWDTRLSRPVAIKLLYPALAADEFTRRRFEDEARAAAALNHPNIVAVHDSGDDHGTPYIVMERLPGPTLAEEIAAGPLSADRVRWVLADLLGALTAAHSAGILHRDIKPGNVLIATSGAAKLADFGIAKTAGTAHTHAGTVFGTPDYLSPQRITGQPASASDDLYAVGVIGYEALTGRRPFDRGNPIATMRAVVDEALMPIGMLRPDVDPALVHVLERAMARDPAYRFADADAMRVALRAAPPAPPATLMLPAPLPPRRSRVKIVLAALAVVAAAILGAILLIADPPPQRSPVTPVTSVAPTVPAVTSVPTVTPTLPADQWERGPGIGNGNGHGNGNGKGQGNGKGKKGHPHD, from the coding sequence ATGACGGCGGCGCTCGCCGACCGCTACGAGCTACGTGGCGTGCTCGGCCGCGGCGGCATGGCCGAGGTACGCGATGGCTGGGACACCCGGCTGTCGCGCCCGGTCGCGATCAAGCTGCTCTATCCGGCTCTGGCCGCCGACGAGTTCACGCGTCGCCGATTCGAGGACGAAGCGCGCGCCGCCGCCGCACTGAACCACCCCAACATCGTCGCGGTCCACGACAGCGGTGACGACCACGGGACGCCGTACATCGTGATGGAACGGCTGCCCGGGCCCACCCTGGCCGAGGAGATCGCGGCCGGGCCGCTATCCGCCGACCGCGTGCGCTGGGTGCTGGCCGACCTACTGGGTGCGCTGACTGCCGCCCACAGCGCAGGCATCTTGCACCGCGACATCAAGCCCGGCAACGTCCTGATCGCCACGTCCGGCGCCGCCAAGCTTGCCGACTTCGGTATCGCCAAGACCGCCGGAACCGCCCACACTCACGCCGGAACCGTGTTCGGCACACCGGATTACCTCAGCCCGCAACGGATCACCGGCCAGCCGGCGTCGGCCTCCGACGACCTCTACGCCGTGGGAGTCATCGGCTATGAGGCGTTGACCGGGCGGCGGCCCTTCGACCGGGGCAACCCGATCGCCACCATGCGCGCAGTTGTCGACGAAGCCCTGATGCCGATCGGCATGCTGCGCCCCGACGTGGATCCAGCGCTGGTTCACGTCCTGGAGCGTGCGATGGCGCGGGATCCGGCCTACCGCTTCGCCGACGCCGATGCGATGCGGGTTGCCTTGCGCGCAGCCCCACCGGCACCCCCCGCGACCCTGATGCTGCCCGCCCCGCTGCCGCCGCGACGCTCGCGGGTCAAGATTGTGCTCGCGGCCCTGGCAGTCGTCGCTGCCGCCATCCTCGGCGCCATCCTGCTGATCGCCGACCCGCCACCGCAGCGCTCGCCCGTCACCCCGGTGACCTCTGTCGCGCCGACCGTGCCGGCCGTCACCAGCGTGCCCACCGTCACGCCGACACTGCCCGCGGACCAGTGGGAACGGGGCCCCGGCATCGGCAATGGGAACGGCCACGGCAATGGGAACGGGAAAGGCCAGGGGAATGGCAAGGGCAAGAAGGGCCACCCGCACGACTGA
- a CDS encoding phage major capsid protein produces MFVNLTRSEAVTRMAEAHQRMEALNAKHRMSKAEDVEFAELRSEFDDLEKHVDHMDRASEIAKAARGGGRLRIDRGIGEDQAPALTGTRDAALRTVDAKIKAGTLDTGGAETVERLVGNGETWAARWAVAAGSDAYERAFAKWYTGGSTGHLRWTPEEADAYRRVEALRDELRALGIGGSGNGGDAMVPLSLDPAILLSNNGSTSSLRQIARVETIATNSWNGVSSAGVTAEWRDEFEESSDGTPTLDDPSVPVHRGSAFVPYSFEVEQDALNFISELQKILVDSALQLSDAAYTTGSGSGEPTGFITSLVASAGTVPLVAPGVAETLASGDVYAVQNALPPRFQANARWAANLAILNTLRQLETTNGALKFPSLQDNPPSLLGRLVHEQSNMDGTFNAAATASNYLLAYGDWSQFLIVDRIGATMERVDHLVGANRRPNGSRGALLWWRTGSDVLMPQAFRLLNIATTA; encoded by the coding sequence ATGTTTGTGAATTTGACCCGCTCCGAAGCGGTCACCCGTATGGCAGAAGCGCACCAACGGATGGAGGCGCTGAACGCAAAGCACCGTATGAGCAAGGCTGAAGATGTCGAGTTCGCCGAGCTGCGTTCGGAGTTCGACGATCTGGAGAAGCACGTGGATCACATGGACCGTGCCTCCGAGATCGCCAAGGCTGCTCGCGGTGGAGGCCGGCTGCGCATTGACCGCGGCATCGGAGAGGACCAGGCCCCAGCATTGACCGGCACCCGCGATGCGGCGCTGCGCACGGTTGACGCCAAGATCAAGGCTGGCACCCTCGACACCGGTGGCGCTGAGACCGTCGAGCGCCTGGTGGGCAACGGCGAAACCTGGGCTGCCCGCTGGGCCGTCGCGGCCGGCTCAGACGCCTATGAACGTGCCTTCGCCAAGTGGTACACCGGCGGCTCGACCGGACACCTGCGCTGGACCCCCGAGGAAGCTGACGCCTACCGCCGCGTCGAGGCCCTGCGCGACGAACTGCGTGCCCTCGGTATCGGCGGATCCGGTAACGGTGGTGATGCCATGGTGCCGCTGTCGCTGGACCCGGCGATCCTGCTGAGCAACAACGGCTCGACGTCGAGCCTGCGCCAGATCGCCCGCGTCGAGACCATCGCCACCAACTCGTGGAACGGTGTCTCCTCGGCCGGCGTGACAGCCGAGTGGCGCGACGAGTTCGAGGAATCCTCGGACGGCACACCGACCCTCGATGACCCGAGCGTGCCCGTGCACCGCGGTAGCGCGTTCGTGCCCTACAGCTTCGAGGTGGAACAGGACGCACTCAACTTCATCTCCGAGCTGCAGAAGATCCTGGTGGATTCCGCGCTGCAGCTCTCGGATGCCGCCTACACCACCGGTTCCGGTTCCGGTGAGCCCACCGGGTTCATCACCTCGCTGGTGGCCTCGGCCGGCACCGTCCCGCTGGTAGCCCCAGGTGTCGCCGAGACCCTGGCATCCGGTGACGTGTACGCGGTGCAGAACGCCTTGCCGCCTCGGTTCCAGGCCAATGCGCGATGGGCTGCCAATCTGGCGATCCTCAACACGCTGCGGCAGCTGGAGACCACCAACGGTGCACTGAAGTTCCCGAGCCTGCAGGACAACCCGCCCTCACTGCTCGGTCGCCTGGTGCACGAACAGTCCAACATGGACGGCACGTTCAACGCGGCGGCCACTGCCAGTAACTACCTGCTGGCCTACGGCGACTGGTCACAGTTCCTCATCGTCGACCGCATCGGCGCCACCATGGAACGCGTCGACCACCTCGTCGGCGCCAACCGCCGGCCCAACGGCAGCCGCGGCGCCCTGCTGTGGTGGCGCACCGGCTCGGACGTCCTGATGCCCCAGGCGTTCCGACTGCTCAACATCGCCACCACGGCGTAG